The following is a genomic window from Butyricimonas faecihominis.
GAATCAGGAAGAAGCTTTGAGATCGGCTTTGGTATGTAGTGGAAAACGGGAGCCGGATTTATCCGGAGGATTAAGTATGGGATTTCAGTATAAGAATTTCAGTATTAATTCAACGTTCTCTTTTCAGTTTGGAAGTAAAATTCGTTTGAATGAGTTGTATCAAGGAGATGATTTTAAATTACCTTATCCTGGTCAAAATATGAGTTCAGATTTCGTGAAGCGTTGGAGAAAGCCAGGTGATGAGAAATATACGAATATTCCAGCATTGACAGATGAGTTATATACTGTACGGGGGGTATACACGGGCGGTGAAAATCCGATAAATAAGACAGATATTATGAACAATGTGTCTTCTAATTATTGGCAAATGTACAATAATGCTGATATGCGAGTTGTTTCGGGGAATTTTTTGCGTTGTAATTCTATCTCCTTATCCTATTCTTTTAATAGTGATTTCGTGAAAAAGTTGTACTTGAAATCTTTGTCGTTGAGTTTGGGCGTAAGTAATCCTTTTGTTATCAAAGCGAAGGGGCTGCAAGGACGTGACCCGGAGCAGTTGACTCTAGGGTCAGGTACGATCCCTCCTCAACAGACTTATTCGTTTTCTATGAATGTAACATTTTAATTGAGAAGAGATGAAACAGATTATTTATATGATTTCTTTATTTTTATTATTCGTTTCTTGTAGTGATTTTTTAGATTATAAGGATAAAGACAAGGTGATTCCGGATGAATTAGACCATTATAGTGAATTGGTGTTAGGGGAATTGGTTCAAAAATCAGTTGGGGCGACTGGATATAATCTTTGGTATATGAGTGATGACATGGGTACGTTCATTCCTTCATGGATTGGTAGTACAACTAAAGATGATCGAATTTCTAACAAAAGTTATTATACATGGGCAAAAGAGTGTCAAATAACACCGGAAGGGGATGAAAGAATAGACCCAGCCTGGGAATACTTTTATCATAAAATATTGATGTGTAATATTATTGAAAAGGAAGTGGGTGAATTTGAGGCTGATGTTGACAATGTGAAATTCCGATTGTTAGGAGAAGTGCAGGCTCTCCGAGCCATGTCTTATTGGTATTTGGTAAATATGTATGGGGAACCGTATCGTGATGCTGAACAAGCAAAAACTGCCATGGGGATTCCGATCAATAAGGAAACAAGTATAAAAGATAAGTTATATACTAGAGCTTCCTTGCAGGAAGTATATGATTTAATGGAAAATGATTTGGAAAGTGCTTTGAGAAACTTAGAGGATGGTGAGCAGAAAAATTCTATTTTTCATCCGAATAAAGATGTCGTTCGCTTGTTCCTGTCTCGTATTTATTTGGAAGAAAAAAGATATGATGATGTAATAATTGTGTGTAATGAGGCTTTGAAAGAGACAAATCGGACGCTTATTTCATTAAATGAAATGTTGGGTTATTCTAGTGATACTAAACCTATGTTAAATAAGGATAATAATAGTATACTTTTTTCTTGGCTAAATAAAGAGGCGCATCCCACATCATCATCAAACACATCGATGGGTACGTACTGTCCGTCAGAGGATTTAATCGCATTGTTTGCTAGTAATGATGTTCGTAATTATAGGGATGTCCTTGTTGACTATTGGAATAGTTGTAGGATTGTCAAATTTAATGTAAATTACTCTGGTTGCTGGAATACAAATTATCGCATAGAAGAATTTTATTTTAATCGTGCAGAGGCTAATATCAAGCAGGGAGAATGGGGGTTGGGAATGAAAGATGTGAATGAGGTGTATAGTAAACGTATTGAAGGTGGGAATGGTTACCTAGAAGCGAAAAATGCTGAGGATGCATGGATCCTTTTTCAGGAAGAAAAAAGACGGGAATTTTGTTTTGAAGATATAAGATGGTTTGATATTCGGCGTTGGGGATTAGCTGTTGAGCATAAATATTATGATTTTAGCGTAGACCGAAATTTTGTAACTTATGTTTTGGATGCTAATAGCCCTAATTATGTGCTACCCCTTCCGTTAGACGTTCAACGCCGTAATTTTGAGATAGAGCAACCGGTTCGAGTTGAGAGCAAAACCAAATAAAGGAGATTATTATGAAAAAGATTATAATGTTTGTATTATCGGGATTGTTATTTATCGGATGTTACGAAAATGAAACGATTCATGCTGATTACATGGAGTATGGAAGAATTTACGATACGACTTCTACTGACCCAGTTTTGAAATATATTTCTCAATACTATTATAAGTTCGGAAAGTTGTTGATAGTCGATCCTGATACAGCCGATTATATTTTTAATTTTCAATCCAAATACGATGTACATATTGTGCCTCCTAAACAGGAAGGAAATCATATTGAGAGAGGATTGGAACTTTTGAAAGAGTTATTTTTGAATGGATATAGCGATCAGGTAAAGCAGGAATTATTTCCTTATGCACTTATTATGGCAGATACCATTGAAAATACGTTTAAAGATGAATACGTAAACATATATACCGCAGATCGCTATATTGCTTTTCTGGTGAATGATCAAATATTGGATAGAACGGAAAAAGGAAAAGAGGAACTTTCCAGAGAATGGAATAATACTTTTCTGAATTATAGTATGGATAAAGTAGGTTGGGTTGTTCCGGAAGAGTTTTATCTTTATTCAGAAACTGAATATGGTAATAAGGAAAATTGGTGGATTCCTATAGAGGGAGCTACTGAGAAAGATACAGCAGATATAAATATCGTTTGGGAAAGAGGTTACCCTACTGGAAATTGGACTTATTATTATGATGATACTTGGACGAATAAAATATGGGGATATGCGGTATCTTCAAGCCGAACGGGATATTTGGAAAAATTCTTTGAATTTTTGTTTACGACACCTCAAGAAACGATAAATAAGGCTGTTGCAGACCATGAAAAATTAAGGAAAGCACATGATGTTCTAGATCAGGCATTGAAAGATGATTTCGGGATTGATTATAGAACCATGGTTTATAAAGCAAAGAATTAGTTATAGAAAGAATGTGAAAATAATTTAGGTATAAGTTATGAAAAGATTATTTTATGTGTTTGTTTTACTGTGTTTTACTTTAAATTTTGCGAGCGCTTCTGATGAGTTGTGGGGAAAGAGGAAAAAAAAGAAGGATACATCTGAAAAAGTTGAATCTAGGGATTCTACCTCAAAAACATCTTCCGAGAGTGCATACGAGAAGTTTATGAAAGAAGCTACGGTGAAAAAGGGAATGTTCAATGTAATCAAGAAAAAGGATAAAATTTATTTGGAGATTCCGAAAAAATTGATGAACCGGGATTATTTAATTAGTTCTCGTGTTTCCTCCACGAGTCGCACGTGGCAGATTGATCCGGGAACGATTAATCGTACACCATTATTAATTACGTTCTCTTGTGATGAGAATAAGGTGTATATCCATTTCCCTCATTTGGATTACGTGTGCAAAGAGTCGTCGGAAATGTACGAGGCTTACAAGAGACACAGTAACCCGCCGATCTGGAAAGCGTTTAAAATCGAGGTGATGTCAAAAGATTCTTCCAATTGTGTGATTGATGCCACCCCGTTGTTCTTGTCTTCGATTGCTGAGTTTTCTCCATTCCCGGATCTTCCGGCTGAAGTTCGTATGATAGTCCCGTTTGGAGGTTCTTTTCAGAGTGATCGTTCCAAGATTGAGGAGTTCAAGGCTTTCGAAGATAATATTATCGTGAAGAGTATGATGACTTACACGACGGATAAAGAAGGTCCTTTGACCACGATAGAGGCTCGTAACATTATTATTTTGCCGGAGACCCCGATGGTTCCCCGTTATGCGGACGAACGGATTGGCTTTTTTGAAGAGTCTCGTAAATTATTTGACGAACATCATGATCGTTTGCAACAATACGGGATTATCAATCGGTGGGATTTGCAGCCTAAAGATATGGATAAGTATCTGGCTGGAGAGTTAGTAGAACCTGTGAAACCGATTGTTTGGTACGTGGACCCCGCAATTCCCGAGAAGTGGAGAAAATACGTGAAGTTGGGTATTGCTGACTGGAATATCGCTTTTGAGGCTATTGGTTTTAAGAATGCCATTGTCGTGAAAGATTACCCGGTGGATGATCCGAATTTTGATCCGGATGATATTCATTATAATTGCTATCGATTTGTGACTTCGGCAAAGGAGAATTCAATGGGACCGTCGTGGATTGATCCCCGTTCGGGAGAAATTTTGTGTGGAGACGTGATTTCGTGGTACGGTGTGGTGACTTTGCTGAACAAGTGGAGAATGATCCAGACCGGGGCGGTAGATCCTTCCGTG
Proteins encoded in this region:
- a CDS encoding RagB/SusD family nutrient uptake outer membrane protein, coding for MKQIIYMISLFLLFVSCSDFLDYKDKDKVIPDELDHYSELVLGELVQKSVGATGYNLWYMSDDMGTFIPSWIGSTTKDDRISNKSYYTWAKECQITPEGDERIDPAWEYFYHKILMCNIIEKEVGEFEADVDNVKFRLLGEVQALRAMSYWYLVNMYGEPYRDAEQAKTAMGIPINKETSIKDKLYTRASLQEVYDLMENDLESALRNLEDGEQKNSIFHPNKDVVRLFLSRIYLEEKRYDDVIIVCNEALKETNRTLISLNEMLGYSSDTKPMLNKDNNSILFSWLNKEAHPTSSSNTSMGTYCPSEDLIALFASNDVRNYRDVLVDYWNSCRIVKFNVNYSGCWNTNYRIEEFYFNRAEANIKQGEWGLGMKDVNEVYSKRIEGGNGYLEAKNAEDAWILFQEEKRREFCFEDIRWFDIRRWGLAVEHKYYDFSVDRNFVTYVLDANSPNYVLPLPLDVQRRNFEIEQPVRVESKTK